Genomic DNA from Leptospira venezuelensis:
TCGGCTTTCATGTGTTCTCAGAATTTTAAGATAGGAAGAAGGTTTAGGTCAAGCACTTGAGTGCTTATCGATCCGCACTCAGAAGGTGGGTTTGTTTCTGAAAATTCGATATCCTGGGATCTATGAAACGAATTTTAGAATTTTCTTTGGCTTTGATTGCATTGGTTGTGCTCTCCTTGGTGTTAATTGTGATCTCTATGCTGATCTTCTTCTTTGCTTCGGGTCCGGTATTCTTTCTTCAGGAAAGGATGGGCTTAGGAAAGAGGATATTTCAGATCTGGAAATTCAGGACTATGAAAGATGGAGTTCCTACAAAGTTAGGATCATTTTTGAGAAGTACAGGATTGGATGAACTTCCTCAAATCTGGAATATCGTAAAAGGGGATATGAGTATCGTAGGTCCGAGGCCACTGACCGAGCAGGATGTTCTAAGATTAGGATGGAAAGGAGAAGGGCTTGCGAGTAGATGGTCGATTCGTCCTGGGATCACTGGGCTTTCTCAATTATATTCCGGAAGAGGATCTAAATATTCTCTTTGCTTCGATCTGTCTTATTTAAAAAGAAAAAGTTTTCTCTTAGATCTTAAGATCCTAACACTGACTCTGATCATAAACATATTCGGTAAAAAACGAATTAGAAATTTATTATGGACTCATCTTCAAAAAAGAGATCGTGGATTCTATTGGGGAAATTGGGCAAAACATTTTAAAAAAAATGCAGATCGTCCTTACCCAATTGTCCAAGAACAGGTGATCGGTTTTATCCCTCAAAAACGACTTCCAGTGGCTAAATCTCTTGCAATCTTTCAGCTGGGGGAAGCAGGAGAAGGCAGGATCGCAAAAGATATAGATCGAGTGAAAATTTACGGTGTGGATCCAAATTATAGAGAAGCACTTAAACTTTTCGTAAAGGAAGAAGGGAGACATGCACGTATTTTGGGAGAATGTGTTCGCGCATTAAGGGGAGAACTTATCCAAAATAACTGGACCGAAAGATTATTTCATTTTGGAAGACGGCTTTTAGGAACTAGACTCAAACTAATGGTCCTATTAGTCGCAGAAGTGATCGGAATCTGCTTTTATAAAAAAATAGCCGAAAAAATTCCATTCGGTTCCGTTAAGAATGCACTTCTTCATATCGCAGAAGATGAAGAAAAACATCTGATCTTTCATTACACATTTTTTAAAATACGTCTTAAAAATCCCATCACTCGCTTTCTTTTTAAGATACTTTGGAGATTCCTTTCTTTCGCCGCTTGTATTTCTGTTTTAATAGATCATCGCAAAACATTTAAAGCATTAGAAATCTCCATCAAAGATTGTTATTTTCAATTTAAAAATATTTCTCGAAACACGGAGAGAAAGATCCTCCAAACATTCTTTGTTTGAAGGAGTTCTTCTATGCATATTGTTTTGGTGTTTAGGAGAAAAGTCTTCGGATATAGTTTTGAATGCGAAGAAGCGGAACTAATTCATGTGTTAGATCGGATAAAAGTTCGTTTAGAAGGATATCTATCAACATATTCTATTAGAAAGAAATATTATGTTACGAAATTAGAAAATTCCGGAAAAATTTTTAAAGGGTTTATCGGTTTAGATGAAGAATACATTTCTAGTTTTGCTAAAGATCTAGAAGAAATTGAAATTGAAACAGGGAAATATTTAAAATTTGGAAACTTTTCTGTGGGAGATAATATTACTGAAAGGATTGGTGTTGGTGAAAAAATCCAGACTTACTTGATCGAGAATAATATCAGGACTGATTGGATGAGATTTTCCTTTGGGAGAGATTCATATCTTAGAATTGTTAATTAAATAATAGTAATATGTTTTGGACTAGTGCTGCGCAACGGATCGTAGCGGAAATCAAAGCGAAGCGGATTGGAGCGTAGAGCCGGGTGCTCGCCGATTGGCGAGCATGCGCCCTTATTTTTAATTCCAGCTAAAAGAGCCGGATTTGTCGAATTTGAATGGGACCTGTCCGGTTCCAATTTCTGGAGATTCAGTGGTTGCTTTTCCGCTCAGTCGGAATGCGGCGGACCTTTTGGAGACTGCATTAGCGATCCCTTGTGTAACTGTTCCGAGAGGAAAGGAAGTGCGAACGCTTAGAATTGATTCTTTTCCTTGGTTTTCGATCCGGACTGGCTGACCGGTTAAAAATTTTTCTTTTTCGAGAGTGAGATCA
This window encodes:
- a CDS encoding sugar transferase codes for the protein MKRILEFSLALIALVVLSLVLIVISMLIFFFASGPVFFLQERMGLGKRIFQIWKFRTMKDGVPTKLGSFLRSTGLDELPQIWNIVKGDMSIVGPRPLTEQDVLRLGWKGEGLASRWSIRPGITGLSQLYSGRGSKYSLCFDLSYLKRKSFLLDLKILTLTLIINIFGKKRIRNLLWTHLQKRDRGFYWGNWAKHFKKNADRPYPIVQEQVIGFIPQKRLPVAKSLAIFQLGEAGEGRIAKDIDRVKIYGVDPNYREALKLFVKEEGRHARILGECVRALRGELIQNNWTERLFHFGRRLLGTRLKLMVLLVAEVIGICFYKKIAEKIPFGSVKNALLHIAEDEEKHLIFHYTFFKIRLKNPITRFLFKILWRFLSFAACISVLIDHRKTFKALEISIKDCYFQFKNISRNTERKILQTFFV